ttacattttacaaaaatgGTGAAAATGACGAACGAGTTTATTGGAAGTGTGATAAATATCCAATAACAAAATGCCGCGCTCGTATAATTACGGCAAATGATCACATAGTAAAATCATCTACAAATCACAATCATGTATTAGATGTGGCCGAAAGTGCAGCAAAGGAAATTATGACAAAAATATGTCATCTGGCTAAGACAACACAAGACGCACCCAGATCAGTTTTATCTAATGTGCTCGAAGATTGCGATCAAACTGTTGCTCCAAAACTTCCCAAGTATGAAGAGAACTATAAGATCTATAAGACAACAAACCCTCGCTTTACCAGCCCTACCATCAACATGCAGTGAAATCTTTTTTCCACCCGATCTAACCATAACTTTTAAAGGTGATCAGTTTCTGATGTATTACTCGGGACCGGTTGAAAAGCGTATTGTCATATTTGCAACCAAACGGAATTTACAGTGTTTATCACAAAGTAGTCATTGGTATGCTGACGGAACATCTAAAACTGTACGTTTGATTCATGGACGAAAACAAAAAGTGTCGTTGCCACTTCTTTTTGCATTATTGCCAGATAAAACAGAAGAAACTTATATAGATTTTTTACAGCAGTTAAAGAAGCTTGAACCTTTGTGCACACCACTATCAATAACGATCGATTTTGAGAAAGCTATGATGAAAGCGTGTCTGAAGGAATTTCCAAATACAGAACAAAATGGTTGCTTTTTCCACTTCAGCCAATGTATTTTCCGTGCAATACAAAATAATGGCCTAAAACGAAAATATGAAACAGAAACCAGTTTTGCTCTACAGATGAGGATGCTACCAGCATTGGCATTCGTACCCGTAGGTAGCGTAATAGACGCGTTTGAATGATTGTGTGATAACAACCCCTTCCCTCATGAAGCTCAGGATGTCCTTGATTATTTTGAAGACACCTGGATTGGGAGGCCTAATAGACGGTACGGTCGACGTCCACCTCTTTTTCCACATATGTGGAATATGTATTCTAGAGTGCTTAATAATCTTCCTAAAACGAACAATGCCGTCGAAGCATGGCATCGTGGATTCGAAACTGAAGTAGGTGTACATCACCCCAATATATGGAAGTTCATCAACTgtttaaaaaaagaacaaagtttAAATGAGGTATGAATTGAGCAATATGTTGCAGGGATGGAGCCAGAACCACCAAGATAGCGCTATCAAGAttcggcaaaacgtctaaatagtctTGTTCAAACTTTTgatcaaaataatattattgattacaTACGTGGTATTGCCCACAATCTTTCTTTTTAACAATAAAAGTAGATTTTTCAaaagatattcttttaataaaacctttattaattttctatgtattaaattctacattttaattttctatatgaatgtattttattaattttaggctAGGCTACCTGTTtagtttttttctgtaatttcttcctttatgtaattctacatctaattctgtatttaataaatatattgcttcattttattttattttatttaccataattttctttacttcattcACACTTTGAACTACcactccccattattattattattattattattattattattattattattattattattattattattattattaaaaaaggaaagcgtaaatagtatcttttgagaaaaaataaacaagaaaccagTTATTCTAAGTTCTTTCTAGAAATAATGATCTCAAATCCTCCTAATTGCCACTTTAGGGTGTGGAGTTGTTGAGTtcctgaagttttttattttagacaaattgtattttagacattttgttattagacaaattgtactttagacaaattgttttagacgaattggtcaagacgaattgatttagacgaattgtattttagacaaattgttttagacaaactcGCCTGATCCCAATaaatagagattgttaatgaatgtacgtactaaggagagacaataagtgtttcccaaggacacaagACTAAATTTAAAAGAATGATGTCCATCCtatggagagcgtttggtaaacaaaatgagattatgaaaagcaaattaccactttctctaaaaagaaaaatattaaaccaAATAGCCTTACCAGTACCAGCTTATATATCATAATCTTAGAGCCTTATTAAACCCTtataacataaactagttacaactcaaagaactatggaaagaatactgatgggaataacactaggagacaggaaaagagcaacatggatacgagtgcaaaTTACAGTAAAAGATATtcaaacaacatttaagaaaaggaaatagacatgggcaggacatataaagaaaatgacagataatagatggacattaacaataacagaatgggtccttagagattacaaacgaagcaagagaaggaagagaaaacgatggattggggAACTAAGATAGTTtgtgagtatagactggcatagagagtttataaacagacaggagtgggaGAACATGGCTGAGGGCTTTTTCTTGCTGTGGATTAGCGTACtagcaaaggctgatgatgatgataggaatattcatcatatatatatatatacatattacacacaaacacacatttatatatatatatatatatatgtgtgtgtgtgtatatatatatatatatatatatgtatatatatatatatatgtctatatatatacatatatatatatatatatatatacaaacatatatatatatgtatatatatacacatttgtatatatatatgtgtgtatatatatatatatatatatattgtccatatAATTTCATCCTTCTGGCTACTCAGAAGGAActaggatactataaggccaggggttccaacagggaacatagcccagagaagaaagaaaataaagaaacagatagaacagtgagcctgagtatacccccaagcaagagaactctaacccgagacagtgggagaccatggtacacagggtatggcactaccgaagactagagatcaatggtttgattttttaatgtcttcctagaagagctgcttaccatagcttaagagtctcttctacccttaccaagaggaaagtagccactgtacaattacagaacagtagttaacctcttgaatgaataagaataaaatacTATGACAAGATCACTGAATTCTGCATATATGAATACAACCTTCGAAATAaatctgatttattattattattattattattattattattattattattattattattgacttctgCTAGTAATTGTGCATATCTCATCATAGGATGAGATGAAAAGTCGTATGATAAAAACTGCTTATTTACTACACAGAACATACAAAACGTGACTATAGATATAATAgtcatataaagttttttttttcttttttttatcattaggcTATTTTCACCTTTAGTGTTCCATCTACCCTGATGATGAACAGTGTTGTTTAAATGTCggtaaaaaaaacattatattatttttatattcgcAGTAATGATGGAAAGAGAATTATAAGAACCTATGTAATCAATGCCGGTGAGGCAGCATTAACCTTCAATTATACCTGataaatgataatgatgttaataatgatatatttgaAATCAGACTCTCTCTTGGTAAGGAAAGTTAACAATACTTGATGCCTCAGAGGGTTTAGATTTATACgaaacttttatttctctttttgattatatttttctttcaggaAAACTACGTCCGTGAGTATCTCGTCATTAAAAATATTcggtcatttcttctttattttaacACTAAAAACAGTGTGAATAGTGGCTAAACGACACATATCCATTagtctatctggtcttcagctgctaaatctcatcttaattagtttggaaaaaaaacttattcctgatctaaacattaatctctgacaccgtcgtttacttagttctttatgcatgttgcataaaatatttcataattttgataatcttttgTATTCAGATCTCCCCAGACAGTACCAACCTGCACGCAATACTAGTTATGCTGCTAATTCTAATAATCatactttctccatcatgaggttcaatactactcagtatcctagaagttttattcccgctgtgaccaagttgtggaattatcttcctaggcaggtagttgaatcggtgtaacttccgaagttcaaactcacagcgaacttttttatgttgaacagtccgaCATAAGTTTTTCTACATAGTTTATATAAGTTACTGATCACAAAATATTCTAATCATTCATTACACCTCATGTAGTTTacctattttatcattttctttcttcactgagctatttttacctgtgggagcccttgggcttatagcatcctgcttttccctgtcggagccctttggcttatagcatcctgcttttccctgtcggagcccctaggtttttagcatcctgcttttccccgtCTGACCCcattggcttataacatcctgcttttccctatcggagacctttggcttatagcgtcctaTTTTTAACTGTCGGAGTACTTGGTCttagcttaaagcatcctgcttttccctgttagagaccttgggctaATAGCGCCCTGCttatccctgtcggagcccttgggcttatagcatcctgctttttcctgtcggagcccttgggcttatagcatccggcttttccctgtcggagcacttgggcttatagtatcctgcttttccctattggtgcccttaagattatagtatcttgcttttccctgtcggagcccttgggcttatagcatcctgctttttcctggcgaagcccttgagcttataacatcctggttttctctgtcggaaccattgggcttatagcatcctgcttttccctattggagcccttaagattatagtatcttgcttttccctgtcggagcccttgggcttatagcatcctgctttttcctgtcgaagcccttgagcttataacatcctggttttctctgtcggaaccattgggcttatagcatcctgcttttccatgttggagccctggggcttatagcatcctgcttttccctgtcggagccctgggtcttacagtatcctgcttttccctgCTAgaacccttgggcgtatagcatcttacaTTTTTCTGCCGGAACCCTTGTGGTTACAGCTTCCTCTCTTCTACtgggggtgtagcttggctaataataataataataataataataataataataataataataataataaaaatactgtaatTCCAGATTCCTCAACCTTCTATTTGATATTAaggaattaattttctttttttctaatgctTTAGCAATCTTAAGATCTAAACTATACAAGTTACTAAAACATATAGATCTGAGTAAAAACGACTTCAACTTTTAATTTTGTAGTTAGATGTACTTTTGTAGAGATTATtttctctagattttttttttgtaaggaagaACTTGATGAAGAAATAAGTGTTTTGTCATTTGAACAAATTATCTGTAACGATATCCTCTTATAGTTCAATCAACATTGTTAATCAACAGatcaaactgctctctctctctctctctctctctctctctctctctctctctctctcatagtaaagcaacatttcatctctctctatctccctTTTCTCATAGCAAAGCATCATCATCTCTCAATCATAGCagagaaacattctctctctctctctctctctctctctctctctcctctctcatcagtATGACTCAGTCGCTCCTCTCCCTGAATGAAGTAGGACGCCATTAATTCAAAAGTTATAATCTCCATAGATCCCTTCGTGAGAGAGAaggaaaactttctctctctctccaatatacatTTATAACCacatacttgctctctctctctctctctctctctctctctctctctctctctctctctcatagcaaagcAACATTTCATCTCTCTCTACCTCCCTTTTCTCATAGCAaagcatcatcatctctctctcatagcagagaaacattctctctctctctctctctctctctctctcctctctctctctctctctctctctctcatagcaaagcaacatttcatctctctctatctccctTTTCTCATAGCAAAGCATCATCATCTCTCACTCATAGCagagaaacattctctctctctctctctctctctctctctctctctctctctctctctctctctcatcagtatgACTCAGTCGCTCCTCTCCCTGAATGAAGTAGGACGCCATTAATTCAAAAGTTATAATCTCCATAGATCCCTTCGTGAGAGAGAaggaaaactttctctctctctccaatatacatTTATAACCacatgcttgctctctctctctctctctatctctctctctctctctctctctctctctctctctctctctctctcatagcaaagcaacatttcatctctctctatctccctTTTCTCATAGCAAAGCATCATCATCTCTCACTCATAGCagagaaacattctctctctctctctctctctctctctctctctctctctctctcatcagtatgACTTAGTCGCTCCTCTCCCTGAATGAAGTAGGACGCCATTAATTCAAAAGTTATAATCTCCATAGATTCCTTCGTGAGAGAGAaggaaaactttctctctctctccaatatacatTTATAACCacatgcttgctctctctctctctctctctctctctctctctctctctctctcatagcaaagcaacatttcatctctctctatctccctTTTCTCATAGCAAAGCATCATCATCTCTCACTCATAGCagagaaacattctctctctctctctctctctctctctctctctctctctcatcagtatgACTTAGTCGCTCCTCTCCCTGAATGAAGTAGGACGCCATTAATTCAAAAGTTATAATCTCCATAGATTCCTTCGTGAGAGAGAaggaaaactttctctctctctccaatatacatTTATAACCacatgcttgctctctctctctctctatctctctctctctctctctctctctctctctctctctctctctctctaaatatataaataaataaatatataaatagataaagtgAATTCAAGCAAAACGTATCTCCAGAAATACATTTTTATTCACAGTACTTTAAACgcaaaattaaactttttttttttttccaaagtattGTAAATTTCCAAAAAGCGATTTTCGCGATGGTTACTGTACTAACATCCCTTATTTAGCAAGTTCATACGAATATGTATCTATTTCGCGAAAACCCCAATTTTCGTGAGGTTGCAAAGCATTCGTGAGGCCAGAGGTTTCGTAAGGGCGGGGCCCACAGTGCATGGAGACTAGCTAGAGCATGTGCAAGAACCCGGGGGAGGGAGGTGGAGTTAGTACGGGGCTGCTTGCCTTATAGGGAGGGTGGCCTTGGAGGGTGTCCCGGTCGGGAGAGGAGTCCGGGTACCGGGTGAGGGGTAGGAGCCACCACAAGCCGAGTATCGAAGCCCCACTCAGTCTGTCTTCGGCTGTTGCCGTGGACGTGTGTCGTGGTTGCTGCGGACGGTTACGGCGGGTCGTTTGTAGGCGACTCTGGAAAAATAAGGGGAGACTAGAATTGCGTTTCGTTTTCCGCGTGCTCTAGTGAGAGACAGGGCTAATATTCGTTTACTGATGGGTTACCTTGATCTCTGCCGAATTTCTTAAGCTGGACGAGTAGCAGAAGtgaaatttcatatatgtatatgagggTGAGAGAATCTAGAAGTCTTACTACATAAAACTTGTTATTTCTCAATTTTATgtacaaaaaatatagaaaaatttattGCATCGGAGAATTATAAAATTCAGCGACAATCTTATTTTAAAATCGACATTTTAAAAACGTAGTGTCGACATAGATTAATATTATCAAGAGCTATTTTAATGGATGGAatcatacagtatttatttatatttttgaacaTTTGCAAATGAAGAGTGACGTCATTGAAGGAAATTTTAATTAATGGAAATTCAAACGTACGATGAATTTACCAATGAATAAATTTTTAGTGAATTGAAATGATTCtggaaaaaaatcgaaaaaatgtAATATAGTGTCGATGTTTTTGAAAAATCTAAtaattcaaaagtaaaaaaaaaatgtgtttttctaAGGAAACTTTTATACGTCGCTAAGTTATTTTTGAAATTGAAACAGAGTTTTTTTTGGAGACAAAAAACTAATTCaaattatatattgtaaaaaagGACACGAATTTCTATAGATTTTATATAGGCAACGTTTAAATAGAGAATAGATAATTCATTTCTCCCTTTATATATCTCCCATTGCGATCTTTTTACTGTGAATCTGtaaatacctatatacatatatctatatatacctataaacgTATTTTTTTATGACTGTAGAATAAACGTACCGAAataaagagagaaatatatatgtagatgACACAGAAAGTATACAGCGATAACCAAAGTTACAAAAATCTTTTTGTGAAATCTCTAGCTAGTCAAAACTCAAAGAATATATTTACCAGTGCATTGATATATATCAAGATATACTTATCAGTTTATCAATGCCGAAGTCCCTGGTCAGTTAAAACTCGAAGGATATATTTACCAGTGCATTGATATATATCAAGATATACTTATCAGTTTATCAATGACGAAGTCCCTGGTCAGTTAAAACTCGAAGAATATATTTACCAGCGTATTGAGATATAAGATACACTGATCGATTTATCAATGGTGAAATCTCTAGTTAGACAAAACTCAAAATTTTTATTTACCAGTGTATTGATATATACCAAGATATACTTATCAATTCATCAATGGTGAAATCTCTGGTCAGTCAAAACTCGAAGAATATATTTACCAGCGTAATGATACGTAATCTATACTTAATTTATCAGTGGTGAAATCTCTGGTTAGTCAAAACTCAAAGAATATATTTACCAGTGTATTGATACCTGACAAGATATACTTATCAATGGTAAaatctctggccagtcaaaactcgaagaatatatttaccaatgtctcGATACATCGCCAGCGAGGTAAGTTGAGGAAAATAACTTGCCAATCAAATTAGAAAATTCTCAATTCGCGGTTGTAAATTTTTTTTAACCATTCACACACCGTAAGATCTTTAGATCAGCCAGAGAATGTGAAATTACCTGCCGTTTGAATGGAGTGAAATTGCTAACCACTCAGAAGATTGGAAATTGTTCTCCTTAAAATAGAGTGAGAAATGTGGCGAAAGTTTTTTGTCAGTCTACTTGACGATTAGAATACGGGGAAAATTGTCCCCTTAATTAAAAAAGCGAAATGGCTAAGTATCTAAATAGTGTGAAATTGCTATCCAAGCGAGTGATGTGAAATAGGTAGTTAAATGAAGTGACGTGAGTTGCCCGTTCGATATGAAATAATTAGGAAAATCATCTTTAGTGAAATTGAAGTGAAGGTCAGATAAAATAGCTCGTCTGCCAAATAAAAAGTGAAATAGTTCGTATGGCGATCCAAATATCGTGAGATTGCTCGCGAATCAAACGAAGTGAAATCGTTTGCCTATCAGATAACGTGGAATTACTTGCCAGTCAAATGGTATAAAAATCGCTTGCCAATCATGGCTTACTCTCTCAGAATTATTCTGATTCTGCTGATTTTGGGAACATCTTATGTTTCGTCCATCGACGAAGGTAAGTTTAGGGAAAATTACCTTTTGTTTTAGTTATTCGAATCCTTCATTATATTTAAGTGGTGATGAGTGTTACGAGATAAGATCGTTTAATTTTGGGTTCTCGTTGTGGCCTACATAAATCAATCCCACGGATGGGGGAAAACTTTTCGAACTTATTTTTCTTGCAGTTAATTCCATGACTGAAActcatatattatttattaaataagaagaacctattttatttttcctactaAGTATATCTGATTATCGTTATAATAAAGTGCTCGTTATTGCCTACATAATATTGTATAGTAGTGTACTCATTTCGTTATTATGAATAGATTTAAAACCGATAATATATCAGTTTGTTATTCAAAATATGCAATGATTGCGTTTTCtattatttcacatatatatatatgtgtgtgtgtgtgtatttatatatatatttttataaattacatttacttatatacaaattttaatttttctatacgGTGACTAGAAGAAAAATAATGACCTATATTCTATGAGTTCAAAAACTGTTGAGGTAATCGAAGGTTAGGAAGTGTTAAGCATGCGTTtttcggcaatatatatatatatatatatatatatctatatatatatatatatatatatatatatatatatttcaggtatttcctttcttaaaagTAGAGTCTGAGTGTTAGTTGTATTTtcatccaatagatggcgttggctGTCCGTTCTATCGCCGTTGGGTGTTGTTTGCGTTCGcttcaatagatggcgttggttgttctCTTCGTTATTTTAGTGCCCTTAGTATTACTTATTGTTTGATTTACATTCCAAGTGATATCGACTACCTTACGAACCTTGTAACCTTTCACATGACACTGTACTTTACGTTGCCTTGCTTTGCTTGACATTATCTTGCCTGTTTGACATCTTGTCTTAATTTGTATGACCTGTTGGATGTACCattttacttacatatataaagacaGTGCAATAATAAAATCAAAGCGTTAAACAGACTCAAATGCAAAAGAAATTCAGATGTAAGAAGTTTCCGAATTCTCCGTTGAGTCCCATATAAACCGCATTAGACCTCTGTGAAGTAAAATCTTTTATTAACGTAATAAAAATATCGCGTACTTCCTTCGCTCCCAGCGCCATTTACTCAAGGTTCTTTTCTCGCTAGCATTTAACGTTGGACTCGAAATCGCCTAAAACTTTAATgctcaaaggtctctctctctctcctctctctctctctctctctctctcctctctctctctctctctttatttattattaatttttaagttTATGGAATATTCGCTTGTTAGGTTTTTCGTTTTATATTCTTCCATTTCAAAGAAATTAAATTTCTATCTTGTGAAATTTCTGCttcttgttttaattgttttttcgTTAGAAATTAGCAGGAAattattatatgatataattttgtCGTTATTGGGCTAAGAAGGAAtagagtttatacacacacatacacatatatatatatatatatatatatatatatatataagtaataatgcGTTTCAATTAATATAAGTGGCTTTGAGTTTCCACTGCAAGAGTTTGAATAAGTTAAACACGGAGTGCATATCCCGAAGACGTATGTTTGCTGATAACTGAGATATACTGTTTATATTGATTCAGTGAATTTTACAAACTATTTTTTGTTTGAACGAAGCTTTTGCTGATCATTACTGATAATTTAGTTTATTCGGCGTAAACTCAAAATTCTCGTACTTAGTAGTTAGGCAATGCGATGTTAATCTAGTTTTATAGTTCTTATTTACTTTGATATTTATGAGATCTAATTTTCTTCGATATTAcggatttatagtttttttttcggtATTTGTCTCTTATTCGACCGATACCGATTGAAActtgacttataataataataatgagaattagtGATTGGCAGATCTTAGGCctatctatcttaatgttattactgttcttaaaatattccatattaaatgtccattacttctcttaggtttatctatttcttttttttctttcctcattaggctattttccccgttggagcccttggtcatataccgttttgcttttccaattagggttatagcttatctactaataatgataataatgatagcagtaataataatgataacaaggataatagtaatgttattattaattacaattatattaattatagtaataataattattaatttttagatcTTAGCCGTATCTGCCATAAGGAAATCAAAGATACTTGGCTAAGAAATAAACGTAGAAAAATAAATTCCATATTTTTGATGGAAGATATTAAAGTCAAATCTGGATTAACCTGCTTAATGAGGAAGAAATATATTTCCTTGTTGTTCATTTCGCTAAAGTTATTTACACCAAGTATTGTTTTCAATCTGCGTTCGAGTTATAAATAGAATACTGATTTTATGTTATGATCAAACGATGACTAAGGAAATTGGAAAGTTATTTATAATCAGGTGAATGATatactttttttaatatctttGTCTTCAACTATTAATCAGTATGACAGACTAAAGGTTAATTAAAGTTATGACAGGAAATTTATAAATCTTTTGAAAGAGACGCtaattaagaaattatttatgtTACCCACGAAGTTCAGATGTCAAAACTAgagttttttgtatattttactagggacaatttatttattatttgtgtaGTTTAAATGGTAATtagtgaatactatatatatatatatatatatatatatatatatatttatttatttatatgtatatatatatatatata
This Palaemon carinicauda isolate YSFRI2023 chromosome 25, ASM3689809v2, whole genome shotgun sequence DNA region includes the following protein-coding sequences:
- the LOC137618978 gene encoding uncharacterized protein, with the translated sequence MYYSGPVEKRIVIFATKRNLQCLSQSSHWYADGTSKTVRLIHGRKQKVSLPLLFALLPDKTEETYIDFLQQLKKLEPLCTPLSITIDFEKAMMKACLKEFPNTEQNGCFFHFSQCIFRAIQNNGLKRKYETETSFALQMRMLPALAFVPVGSVIDAFE